Proteins encoded together in one Rhipicephalus sanguineus isolate Rsan-2018 chromosome 9, BIME_Rsan_1.4, whole genome shotgun sequence window:
- the LOC119404992 gene encoding uncharacterized protein LOC119404992, whose translation MTRLTVIATAIGAAVLNYVQCASITTTTESASEEPVGDLEPRISASNPGLEIWNKNLLPSGQGGLSVGQYDWERRTKYEYNHTKEINTYSYQEGTLLTGWVIAVIVIVPLIVLIAIIVAGVCVYRACTRRKVYPSYAYQAGPPPYPVNH comes from the exons ATGACGAGGCTCACAGTTATCGCTACCGCGATTGGTGCTGCTGTGCTGAACTACGTCCAGTGCGCGAGCATCACGACCACGACAGAGTCCGCCAGCGAGGAGCCAGTGGGCGATCTCGAGCCGCGGATCTCCGCTTCCAACCCCGGGCTGGAAATTTGGAACAAGAACTTACTTCCTTCTGGGCAGGGCGGTCTTTCGGTGGGCCAGTATGACTGGGAAAGGAGGACCAAGTACGAATATAACC ACACTAAGGAGATCAACACCTACTCGTACCAGGAAGGCACCTTGCTGACCGGCTGGGTGATCGCCGTGATTGTCATCGTTCCTCTGATTGTGCTCATCGCGATCATCGTGGCCGGCGTATGCGTCTACAGGGCCTGCACGAGGCGAAAG GTGTACCCTTCGTACGCTTATCAGGCAGGACCACCGCCCTACCCAGTTAACCATTGA